A genomic segment from Luteolibacter ambystomatis encodes:
- a CDS encoding RNA polymerase sigma factor, with product MFHDSAPASTGGLTHRPEAALRDLFTAHAGHVYATAVRCCRGRMDLAEEVTQAVFCEWMRSSATFPADVVPGGWLHRCTVYKSSEILRSEARRKQYERRAATQQSLLATGADDPHWRELAPMIDEILEHLPTADRNALILRFYERCDFREVGRRLGLSADTAQKRVSRALQRLKAEFARRGIHSTGGTLGSYLATGIIFAPPPGFLSSLTLPSLSPSTATLKTLTAIMSTNTKLGILGAGLCATLAITALIQHHTLADQKQSIRDLQGRLAAAGVPSSGPMVRSSSERRARTTSSGKDSAMRPEDLFAKALAETDPLKRMSEWTGLLQSMRKDEAVAVAEMFKNHMEDFDHERFLFLRSWGALDGRAAADFLKKTGVYSEDFTAVMAEWAHQDPAAAVAWLEANPMEKSSALVGITEGWARKDLASASRWVESQPGSQSRLDMLNVLFKQQVEQGGLEGAKTWFANIGSDPHNDNYRQRGYELLCVEISKGDPDAALQWLEQNATAAYARKSEAVDGVLRQIANRDGEKAVQWILDHPEVYGWRGRSHTLAEAVETWAKRETDGPADLLKGLAGTENYDPSVAAFASSTRARGLYETSLEWTQTIGDPETRERIYSETANRWLSADRENAGSYLRNQGYTAEEITKLAAPRSFTLSGGMRLGFSEADSSVVSEPTKQE from the coding sequence ATGTTCCACGATTCGGCTCCAGCATCCACCGGCGGGCTCACGCACCGTCCGGAAGCCGCCTTGCGCGATCTCTTCACCGCGCACGCCGGTCACGTCTATGCGACGGCGGTGCGCTGTTGCAGAGGCCGCATGGATCTGGCGGAGGAGGTCACCCAGGCGGTCTTTTGCGAATGGATGCGCAGCTCGGCAACCTTCCCGGCCGATGTCGTGCCCGGAGGCTGGTTGCACCGCTGCACGGTTTACAAGTCCTCCGAGATCCTGCGGAGCGAGGCGCGGCGGAAGCAATACGAGCGAAGGGCCGCCACCCAGCAATCGCTGCTCGCCACCGGAGCGGATGACCCGCACTGGCGGGAACTGGCTCCGATGATCGATGAAATCCTGGAGCATCTGCCCACGGCGGACCGGAACGCGCTGATCCTCCGCTTCTATGAACGCTGCGATTTCCGGGAAGTGGGAAGGAGGCTCGGCCTGTCCGCTGACACGGCGCAGAAGCGGGTATCGAGAGCACTGCAGCGGTTGAAAGCGGAGTTCGCACGCCGTGGCATTCACAGCACCGGCGGCACCCTCGGCTCCTATCTCGCCACGGGCATCATCTTCGCACCGCCGCCCGGATTCCTCTCCAGCCTCACCCTGCCCTCCCTCTCCCCCTCCACCGCGACCCTGAAAACCCTCACTGCAATCATGAGCACAAACACGAAACTCGGTATCCTCGGCGCGGGTCTGTGCGCCACGCTGGCGATCACGGCACTGATACAGCACCACACCCTCGCGGATCAGAAGCAGTCGATCCGCGATCTGCAGGGGCGGCTGGCCGCGGCAGGCGTACCCTCCTCCGGCCCGATGGTGAGATCCTCTTCCGAACGCAGGGCGCGGACGACTTCCTCAGGCAAGGATTCCGCCATGCGCCCGGAAGATCTCTTCGCCAAGGCGCTGGCTGAAACCGACCCGCTAAAGCGGATGAGCGAGTGGACCGGACTGCTCCAGTCGATGCGGAAGGACGAAGCGGTGGCGGTGGCGGAAATGTTCAAGAACCACATGGAGGACTTCGACCACGAGCGGTTTCTATTCCTGCGATCCTGGGGGGCGCTGGATGGCAGGGCAGCAGCCGATTTCCTGAAAAAGACGGGGGTTTATTCCGAGGATTTCACCGCGGTCATGGCTGAATGGGCCCATCAGGATCCCGCTGCCGCAGTCGCCTGGCTCGAGGCGAATCCCATGGAAAAAAGCAGCGCTCTGGTGGGCATCACCGAAGGATGGGCACGGAAGGATCTGGCCTCCGCCTCAAGGTGGGTGGAGAGTCAACCCGGCTCCCAGTCACGGTTGGATATGCTGAACGTGTTGTTCAAGCAGCAGGTCGAGCAAGGAGGCCTGGAGGGAGCCAAGACATGGTTCGCCAACATCGGCAGCGACCCACACAATGATAACTACCGCCAGCGCGGCTATGAGCTGCTCTGCGTGGAAATCAGCAAGGGCGATCCGGACGCAGCCCTGCAATGGCTGGAACAAAACGCCACCGCCGCCTATGCCCGCAAAAGTGAGGCTGTGGACGGAGTCTTGAGGCAAATCGCGAACAGAGACGGGGAGAAAGCCGTGCAGTGGATCCTCGATCATCCGGAGGTTTACGGCTGGAGGGGCCGCAGCCACACACTCGCCGAGGCAGTGGAAACATGGGCCAAGCGCGAAACCGATGGTCCTGCGGATTTGCTCAAGGGTCTGGCGGGAACCGAGAACTACGATCCATCGGTCGCGGCCTTCGCTTCAAGCACCAGGGCCCGGGGGCTCTACGAAACCAGCTTGGAATGGACGCAAACCATCGGTGACCCGGAAACACGTGAAAGGATCTACTCTGAAACCGCCAATCGATGGTTGAGTGCGGATCGCGAAAACGCCGGCAGCTATCTGCGGAATCAAGGCTACACGGCGGAAGAGATCACCAAACTCGCCGCCCCGCGCAGCTTCACCCTTAGCGGCGGCATGCGGCTCGGCTTCAGCGAAGCCGACTCAAGCGTCGTATCGGAACCGACCAAACAGGAGTAG